A stretch of Roseibium porphyridii DNA encodes these proteins:
- a CDS encoding DUF2783 domain-containing protein → MSKQEIGPNLEAPDDFYADLLSAHEGLTKQESDALNARLILLLANHIGERATLKELLDAAHLKEVVGG, encoded by the coding sequence ATGAGCAAGCAAGAAATTGGCCCCAATCTGGAAGCGCCGGACGACTTTTATGCCGATCTCTTGTCGGCCCATGAAGGCCTGACAAAACAGGAAAGCGACGCCCTGAATGCGCGTCTTATCTTGTTGTTGGCAAACCATATTGGCGAACGCGCAACTTTGAAGGAACTATTGGACGCCGCACATCTGAAAGAGGTTGTTGGCGGATGA